Part of the Streptomyces sp. NBC_01426 genome is shown below.
CCGGTTCCACCGTGGCCGAGCTGGCAGCGCAGGCCCTCGCGGCCGGCGCCCCGGACGCCCCCCTGCGCCGCATCCTGGCCGCGATGGAACCGGTGATCGAGCACGAGCGCCGACCGCAGCAGTCCACGACTGCGCCCGAGCCGCCCCCCGGCTCCCCCCAGGTACTCGCTGACGGAAGCGTGCGCGAAGAAGATCCTGCCCTGGACAGCTCCCACGGCTCGCAAGTACATGCGAGGGCACTCGCCAAGGCGTGGCATCCCCGTGCCGACCGGAAGCCTGGAGGGGAAGGCGACCCGCTATACCGAGGATGAGCTCACTACCTGGCTGTCGGCCTGGCAGCAGCAGGTCGACGCCGCTCCCGATCGCCTCGGCGAAGCGCCCGACCTGGTGTCACGCTGACGGAGAGTAGTTGTCACGCATGCGCTCGGGAGATCAACTCTTACGTGTCACGCCGCCCCGAATCTGTCCCTGTTTGTCCGTTTCTCAGAGTCGTAGGGCTGTCCTCCGACAACGAACCCTGACTGATTGACAGCGAAGTCTGACGGACGTCAGCTTGTGTCAGCGAAGGTTGGCCACGCAGGTCAGAGCATTGCAGGGGTGATTGCTGAGGACGGTGTCGAGAAGCACCGCAGCAGCAGGAGCGGGCCGGAACCGTTGACGGTTCCGGTCCGCTGCGGGTTCTGTGGCCTACGGGTTGTAGCTGACCGTCGCGGGAAGCTGCTGCAGGGTGAGGATGACCTGGCCGGGTGCTCCGACCGGGGCGAAGTCGACGGGCTGCTGGAGTTGGTACTTCCCTCCCTGCGGCGGGAAGCCGGTGAGCTGGTCACCGACCAGGGCAGCTGTCTTGGTGCTGGACAGCTCGATCGGCGCGCCCCCGCCCGGGGGCTTCTCGATGGTCATCGTCCAGTCGAAGTACCAGGTGCTGAGGTACGTCGATGCCGCTTCGTCGAGGATCCGCACCTCGCTCAGCGGCGTGCTGCCCGAGTTCGCCCAGGACAAGACGACCTTGCCGAGCACCGGGCTGTCCGCGGTCATCTCGAACCCCTCGGCCCTCAGCCTCACCCCTCCCCAACCGGACTGAATCTCCTGCTCGACCACGGCCCTCAACCCGCCCTTGAAGTCGAGGGTCACGAGCCCCAGGACATTGACTTGCAGCGGCGAGTTGCTGGCGTGGGCGTTCATCGAGATTGCCTGACCGATCGGGGGCAGCGACACGGATTCTCCAGTTGGGTTGTCGGCGGCCGGCCGCGTCCTGGTCACGGTCGATCCAGCCCTGTGACTACCCACGGTTCATTACTGGAAACTTTCCGCATCTGGAAGCTGACAGCGGGAGGTAAGCACGGACCTCGCAACGAAGGTGCAGCGCACGACCTACCCCGATGTGGTGTCACCGGAGAAGGCGTCTCAGCCGCGGCGATCCGTACTTGGCTGTCACAACTGGCGTCGGTCAATGTTCGCTGGCAATCGGTCGAGGTTCGATGGCACGGGACAGAGGAGCCTCCAGGCTCCGTTTCGCGGGCGGAGCGTGACACACAAAAGTTGATCTGCCGCGCGCCTACGAGCACCACGGAACGTAATCGCGAAGGCGGTTTCGCCCGGAGTGGTCCCGGCCCCCGTGGCCCGGCGATACCGTGGTGAGACACGCCAGTTACGCGCCTTGGAGCCCTCGATGAGCGAACAGCCGGCCCCCGCCGACACCGCAGCCCGGCAGCTGGAGCCCGCGGCCGCCGAGGCGGTGCGCGCGTACGCGGCCAAGACCCGGGCCGACGCCGACCGATTCGCCGCCGTCCTCGAGGACATCGCCACCAACGGCCTGCCCGACCCCGAGCAGTGCACCCCCTGGGAGGAGCTGCGCGAGGCACATCTCACCCGCCTCGCAGCCCAGCGCCCGGCCGTCGCCTGATGGCCCCGCAGCACAGCCGGCGCCGCGCCCGGATCGCGTTCTCCCACTCCGCCGCCAAGCAGCTGGAGAACATCACCAACGAGGCGGAGATCCACGCCCTGGACCGCGCCCTGGTCGTCATCTCCGTGCACCCCGACATCGGCGACCCGATCCCCGGCGACACCACCGGCCCCCAGCTGCGCCAGTACGCCGACGAGCTCGAAGCCGTCCGCGTCCTGTACTTCGTCACCGCGCTGCGCACCGTCGTGGTCGTGGCCTACATCGAGGTCTGACCCACGAGGAGCTCCCGGGTGCCGTCCCTCCACCAGCTCACTGCCAACCGCCCGATCACCGCGCTGCGCACCGTCGTGCGGTGCCCTGCCCAGGCAACCGCGCTCTGGCAGGGACCTGAGGTCGAGGCCGGGACCGGCGCGGCCTGGCTCGCGTTCCTGTGCCCCGCCCACACCGAGGCCCTGCCCTCATGGCCCACCGCGGCCGTACACACCGACGTCGGCTCGATGACGTGCGGAACAGTCCTGGACTACCGGCCCGCCGAGCAACTCCTCCAGTCCCACGCCGACCTGTGGCTCACACCCCTGACCGGCGTAGACCCCAAGGCGTACGGCGGCATCTGGTCCGACGTCCTGGACCAGGCCGACAGAGTGCTGAGCGCCAGCCTGGACGACCGCCAGACCGCCGACGACGTAGACGGGCCGCTGCAAGGCATAGTCACGATGCTCGACATGGCCCGCCGATCCGCAGCAGAGGGCGATCTCACCCAGGCGGCCACAGCCCTCGGCTACTGCGAAACGATGTCCCTGGACCTGTAGCCCCCGCTCACCGGCCGGCCTTGCACCCATCGCCCCTGCGCCCTCCTCCAGGCCGCTGCCGAGCGGACCACTCGGAGCGGGCCTCGCAGACCGCCTTGCACCCCAATGTAGGTAAGTACTTGTAGTACCTATCTGCGGGTTGAGTTCTCTTCCTCCTGAGAGCGAAGCTCGCCGCGCGGGCACACAACACCCGCCGCTCACCCCGTATCGACCCGTCGGCCGCCGTTCCGCGCACATGATCCTTCCCGGCGCTGTGCGGCCGCCTGAGGCGCTCTGGCGGCCTTCGGGCCGAGCGACGATCAAGGGCCTCAAAGGCGCTCACAGCGCCGTACAGGGATTCGATCGGGCGCAGAAGCACCTGACGCTCGCCAAAGACCACGTAGCGTCGCCACGCCTTCGCACCCCCGAGCTGCATCTGACCTGCTCCCGGCCCCGAGCTCTGCTCTCAGAGGGAAGGGAACTCAACCCGCAGATAGGTACTACAAGTACTTACCTACATTGGGGTGCAAGACGCTCCCGTCGGCACTTGCTGCTGTCGACGGTCGGCAGCAGCAAGTGCAGCACCATCGTGCTGCTCTGCTCGCCGCATGCTGCTGCTCCTGGTGGTGATGGGTGCAAGGCGCCCTGCTGCTGCTTCTGCTGGGGGCGTCTCCCGGGTGCAGCGCAGCGCAGCATTCGCACGACCCAGCCAGAACACGGGTGCTGCTCGTGTAGCAGGCCAGCCCGGCCGGAGCAGCAGCTGCTTGCTGCACCGGCCTGCTGCTCGTGCTCCGGTCGTGCTGCACGGCCGGGCTCGCCGTGCAGCAGACAGCAGCTGCACCCGGGGCGGCTACGCGTTCACGGGCGCTGCCACCGGCGTGCTGCTCGCGGCGGCTGGCCCGGGAACGCTCGTGCGGGCTGCCCGCCTGCGGCTTCCCCGCAACGGCGGCTCGGCTTGTTCTGGAGAACCAGAACAAGCCGGTTTACCTGGTGCTACCGGCCGCCGTTCTCGCCCGACGCCGGACCGCAGGGTTCGCCTGCTGGTTGTTCTGCTGCCCCAGAACAACCCGGTTTAGCTAGTGCTACCGGCTTGATCGCGGGTACGAAGAAGGCGCTGCACCTGGGGTGCAGCGCCTTGGCGGCTTGGTGGGGTCGGGAGGCCGCTGGAGGGCCTGTCGTGGCCTTCGGTGGGGGTCAGCCGGCGGCGGCGAGGTTGGCGACCTGGGCGGCGTACCGGGCCCGTCGCTGCTCGGTGAAGCGCTCGGGTTCGGCGGCCTTGATCTCCGGGATCGGCATGACGGGGGAGGAGACCTTGCCGCCGGTAAGCAGCGGGTGGAGTTGGTAGAGGCCGTCTTCCAGGCTCCAGGCGAGTCCGCACTCGCGCAGCTCCTTGAAGCCGCGGTTCACGGTGGGCTTGCTGGCGCCCAGCTCTGCGCACATCTCGTTCTGGCTGATCGCAGCGGTGCCGGTCTCCGGGTCGCTCAGGTACATCAGCTCGTCCAGGACGCGGCGGCCGGCGGTGGTGATGTCGACCAGGGCCAGAAGGCGCAGAACAGCACGGGGGATCTCTACGGGTGCCTCTGTGGGAGGGCTAGGGACGTAAGAGCTGCTCACGGAGCCTCACCACTT
Proteins encoded:
- a CDS encoding helix-turn-helix domain-containing protein, whose amino-acid sequence is MSSSYVPSPPTEAPVEIPRAVLRLLALVDITTAGRRVLDELMYLSDPETGTAAISQNEMCAELGASKPTVNRGFKELRECGLAWSLEDGLYQLHPLLTGGKVSSPVMPIPEIKAAEPERFTEQRRARYAAQVANLAAAG